The following are encoded in a window of Pyrenophora tritici-repentis strain M4 chromosome 6, whole genome shotgun sequence genomic DNA:
- a CDS encoding REB1, Myb superfamily protein, whose translation MVAHRRGPWSQHEDQWLVNLVARNGPHNWVRISQEIGSRSPKQCRERYHQNLKPTLNHDPITGEEGELIEKMVAEMGKRWAEIARRLKGRSDNAVKNWWNGGQNRRKRNPERPDQRSREHMHHSQNGYHYPSHSLPHHEEHRMASYQDSRRPSLSSSMNSPHSLKLPQPQRFEPYPGSRPQPLDISSYGSHASVRARGFETPMPSPSGYSIVSADGAPSLITDTGSESRSPRGAASPMDITLAPLVGRRDERKNSCTRYLPATGFAPEDDSSHNQYRRRGSLQLPPLYRNEPQAPTAAPSFREPSYERPQPPQLLTQPTPQLTHHHSMPHTAPTSVPQRSLPPFHSITEPTLSLPQSSSAATSPAARQLPSPYMLPSMMSEAKSAPVSPKDRMSLRNIM comes from the coding sequence CGTCGCCCGTAATGGACCTCACAACTGGGTGCGCATCTCACAAGAGATCGGCTCAAGGTCACCAAAGCAGTGCAGAGAACGCTACCACCAGAACCTGAAACCAACACTAAACCACGACCCCATCACCGGTGAAGAGGGAGAGCTCATTGAGAAGATGGTCGCTGAGATGGGTAAGAGGTGGGCTGAGATTGCACGGAGGTTAAAGGGACGCAGCGACAACGCAGTGAAGAACTGGTGGAACGGCGGCCAGAACCGACGAAAGCGCAACCCTGAACGTCCAGACCAGAGATCTCGCGAGCACATGCACCATTCTCAGAATGGCTACCACTACCCCTCTCACAGCCTCCCCCATCACGAAGAGCACCGCATGGCCTCATACCAGGACTCACGCAGGCCATCTCTCAGTTCTTCGATGAACTCACCCCATTCACTCAAACTACCTCAACCCCAGCGCTTCGAGCCTTACCCAGGATCGCGACCGCAACCCCTCGACATCTCATCTTACGGATCTCACGCAAGTGTACGAGCCCGGGGATTCGAGACACCTATGCCTTCACCATCTGGCTACTCCATCGTCTCAGCTGACGGCGCTCCTTCCCTCATCACTGACACCGGCTCAGAGTCGAGGTCACCACGCGGCGCTGCCTCCCCCATGGACATTACACTTGCTCCACTTGTAGGTCGCCGGGACGAGCGCAAGAACTCATGCACACGCTACCTCCCAGCCACTGGCTTTGCACCCGAGGATGACTCCTCCCACAACCAATACAGGCGACGAGGCTCACTTCAGCTGCCACCTCTTTACCGCAACGAGCCCCAGGCACCTACTGCAGCGCCCTCTTTCCGGGAGCCCAGCTACGAGCGACCCCAGCCTCCTCAACTCCTCACACAGCCAACACCCCAGCTGACCCACCACCACTCCATGCCTCACACTGCGCCAACAAGCGTTCCACAACGGTCTCTCCCTCCCTTCCACTCAATAACCGAGCCAACGCTCTCCCTACCACAATCATCGAGTGCGGCCACCAGCCCAGCAGCCCGGCAACTACCATCGCCGTATATGCTGCCTTCGATGATGTCAGAGGCCAAGAGCGCACCCGTGTCGCCCAAGGACAGGATGTCCCTGCGAAACATCATGTAG
- a CDS encoding Atrophin-1 multi-domain protein, with protein MSGNGLYDPDQIAVDTRWIEPWSEAFRAQRDVGLRVPINFHTAAAVSLQQACFANNQYEHNAFQKCFSNLLAVGFPQFIVDTYWDPLRSVWSLCPVELPQSNGGPNSDSVPVATGATVVASSDTVLAQIPQSTLKIPPLKRQATSSAGESPSAASSTPSSSSSTSASAASPTIINFPSSNGPPILQVGSYNCTSLMTLVLLTGILQNFLETTSTTTGASITMFTFNVHAPASLSEPDAPAPNLTPNQLPVSGQLLSDVLQGNLSDKTFTPSLLSSQRANLDNSWFDVSWNNLPLDGYYETLKNGQNQRFTNNGWPTEAFMEFQQFYRVVASYGTVDAQMSLYNIGPDLDYMFRPGTTVEKRATSFGADGRVTSGCLFAANEDTVIQTTNSSFALTPAPPLSIAANPDFASPIPSIANLTACGLTPFLNQTLANTTADKNPLPYAAYVHSTLWTFAPGQPLNASDDSTDPSENRCVVMMRSPYPSRWRVTNCGEAHRVACHDPHKPYAWHISSDATPYANAASFCASPAEFSVPHTPLENAHLFSAFQSTAPTDDAVYINLNSLSVRDCWVVGLNGTCPYLPSTDTDRTRIVVVPTVAAVLIFLFAVLTFFVKCAANRRETRRGRKRRLVDGWEYEGVPS; from the exons ATGTCGGGCAACGGACTGTATGATCCGGACCAAATCGCGGTGGATACGCGGTGGATTGAACCTTGGAGCGAAGCTTTTAGG GCACAAAGAGATGTTGGCCTCCGCGTCCCTATCAATTTTCACACTGCTGCAGCGGTGTCGTTGCAACAAGCATGCTTTGCCAACAACCAATACGAGCATAATGCTTTCCAAAAGTGCTTCTCAAATTTACTGGCAGTGGGATTTCCACAGTTCATAGTCGATACCTATTGGGACCCACTGCGTTCAGTATGGAGTTTGTGTCCAGTAGAGCTGCCACAGTCGAATGGAGGTCCCAATTCAGACAGTGTGCCTGTGGCGACTGGGGCAACAGTAGTCGCCTCAAGTGATACTGTGCTGGCACAGATACCACAGTCGACGTTGAAGATACCTCCGTTGAAGCGTCAGGCAACATCATCCGCGGGGGAGTCGCCATCCGCAGCATCTTCGACtccatcttcatcttcgtCAACTTCAGCAAGCGCAGCATCGCCAACTATCATCAACTTTCCGTCTTCCAATGGACCACCAATTCTGCAGGTCGGCAGTTATAACTGCACTTCTTTAATGACACTAGTTCTGCTTACCGGCATATTGCAAAACTTTCTAGAAACAACATCTACCACCACAGGCGCTTCGATTACAATGTTCACTTTCAATGTACATGCACCAGCGTCCTTGAGTGAACCAGATGCACCAGCTCCGAACCTTACTCCGAATCAGCTGCCAGTATCAGGACAGCTTCTCAGCGATGTACTACAGGGCAACCTTTCAGATAAGACTTTTACGCCGTCTCTTTTATCAAGTCAGCGTGCGAATCTGGATAACTCATGGTTTGACGTCAGCTGGAATAATCTCCCATTAGACGGTTACTACGAGACTTTGAAGAATGGTCAAAACCAACGCTTCACCAACAACGGGTGGCCAACAGAGGCATTCATGGAGTTCCAGCAGTTCTATAGGGTTGTTGCTAGCTACGGAACCGTGGATGCTCAGATGTCACTCTACAACATTGGACCAGATCTAGACTACATGTTCCGCCCCGGCACCACCGTCGAAAAAAGAGCAACATCATTCGGCGCCGATGGACGCGTAACATCCGGTTGCCTCTTCGCTGCCAACGAAGACACCGTCATCCAAACAACGAACTCCTCGTTCGCTCTCACTCCCGCACCACCCCTCTCCATCGCCGCAAACCCGGACTTCGCATCCCCCATTCCATCCATCGCCAACCTCACCGCCTGCGGCCTAACCCCGTTCCTCAACCAAACCCTCGCAAACACAACCGCAGACAAGAACCCACTCCCATACGCCGCATACGTACACTCCACACTCTGGACCTTCGCCCCAGGCCAGCCCCTCAACGCCTCAGACGACAGCACCGACCCCAGCGAAAACCGATGTGTCGTAATGATGAGATCGCCCTACCCCAGCCGGTGGCGCGTAACAAACTGCGGCGAAGCCCACCGCGTCGCCTGCCATGACCCCCACAAACCCTACGCCTGGCACATATCCTCCGACGCCACCCCCTACGCAAACGCCGCCTCTTTCTGCGCCTCCCCCGCCGAATTCAGCGTCCCCCACACCCCCCTCGAAAACGCCCACCTCTTCTCTGCTTTCCAGTCCACCGCGCCTACAGACGATGCTGTGTATATCAACTTGAATAGTTTGAGCGTGAGAGATTGCTGGGTCGTCGGCCTCAATGGTACGTGTCCGTATCTGCCTAGTACGGATACAGATCGTACAAGGATTGTGGTTGTGCCGAcggtggcggcggtgctgaTTTTCTTGTTTGCGGTGCTTACTTTCTTTGTAAAGTGTGCGGCTAATCGGAGGGAGACGAGGAGGGGGCGGAAGAGGCGGTTGGTGGATGGATGGGAGTATGAGGGTGTGCCTAGTTAG